From the Thermococcus guaymasensis DSM 11113 genome, one window contains:
- the pgiA gene encoding glucose-6-phosphate isomerase — MDYKTPFGVKIDLETGVIPGANKLVRRLSDMRGYFLDEKAYEELLKEDPIVYEVYAIEQEEKEGDLNFATTVLYPGKVGKEFFFTKGHYHAKADRAEIYCGIKGRGGMLLQTPEGEAKWIPMEPGTVVYVPPYWAHRTVNTGNEPFIFLAIYPADAGHDYGSIKEKGFSKIVIEEDGEVKVVDNPRWKL, encoded by the coding sequence ATGGATTACAAGACGCCGTTTGGGGTTAAGATAGACCTTGAGACTGGAGTCATTCCTGGGGCCAACAAGCTCGTCAGGAGACTCAGCGACATGAGGGGCTACTTCCTCGATGAAAAGGCCTACGAGGAACTCTTAAAGGAAGATCCAATCGTCTATGAGGTTTACGCAATCGAGCAGGAGGAGAAAGAGGGCGACCTTAACTTCGCCACCACAGTGCTTTACCCCGGCAAGGTCGGAAAGGAGTTCTTCTTCACCAAGGGCCACTACCACGCAAAAGCTGACCGAGCTGAGATCTACTGCGGGATAAAGGGCAGGGGGGGAATGCTCCTCCAGACGCCGGAAGGCGAAGCCAAGTGGATACCGATGGAGCCGGGAACAGTTGTTTATGTACCTCCCTATTGGGCGCACAGAACCGTTAACACTGGCAACGAGCCCTTCATTTTCCTTGCCATCTATCCAGCAGATGCTGGTCACGACTACGGAAGCATAAAAGAGAAGGGCTTCTCGAAGATCGTTATCGAGGAAGATGGTGAGGTCAAAGTCGTCGACAACCCACGCTGGAAGCTCTGA
- a CDS encoding HAD-IA family hydrolase translates to MDIRAVIFDLDGTLVGAPTPFSEIKERLKKRLLEIGIAEELLGDLTPMYETLLKVSEKTGIDFERLHSVQVELETERMRESFLFDDAREVLEYLKGKGIKLALVTRSSRKAALLALEKNGITNYFDSIVAREDVKPEDLKPNPGQIQKALSDLNVPPEKAIVVGDHGYDVLAARSAGTLSVLVTGHDSGRMSFSVEVEPDFEVLDLKELKKLLERLLSTYVVVPAYNEEKTLPAVLNDLLRYFRREEIVVVNDGSRDRTREIAESYGVHVLNHLVNRGLGGALGTGLAFAVRKGAELILTFDADGQHLVSDALRVMRPVAEGKADFAVGSRLKGDTSEMPLVKKFGNFVLDVITAIFARKYVSDSQSGLRCFNRECASKIRITCDRYAVSSEIIIEASKHGCRIVEVPIKAVYTEYSMKKGTNVMEGVKIALNLLFDKLR, encoded by the coding sequence ATGGACATAAGGGCGGTCATATTTGACCTCGACGGCACACTGGTGGGGGCTCCAACACCCTTTTCAGAGATAAAAGAACGCCTCAAAAAGCGCCTGCTAGAAATTGGAATCGCAGAAGAGCTCTTGGGAGACCTAACCCCAATGTACGAGACCCTGCTGAAGGTCTCGGAGAAAACGGGAATTGACTTTGAGAGGCTTCACTCGGTTCAGGTGGAGCTCGAAACGGAACGCATGCGGGAGAGCTTCCTCTTTGATGATGCCCGTGAAGTTCTTGAATATTTGAAGGGAAAGGGAATAAAGCTGGCCCTCGTAACAAGGAGCTCAAGGAAGGCCGCACTTCTCGCGCTTGAAAAAAACGGCATAACTAACTATTTTGACTCGATAGTTGCTAGAGAGGACGTTAAACCCGAGGATCTTAAGCCAAACCCGGGCCAGATACAAAAGGCGCTCTCCGATCTTAATGTCCCTCCTGAGAAGGCGATAGTGGTCGGGGATCATGGCTACGACGTCCTGGCAGCAAGGAGTGCGGGGACGCTGAGCGTCCTCGTGACAGGCCACGATTCTGGAAGAATGAGCTTCTCGGTGGAGGTGGAACCAGACTTCGAAGTTCTGGATCTCAAAGAGTTGAAAAAGCTCCTGGAAAGACTGCTCTCGACTTATGTTGTCGTTCCAGCGTACAACGAGGAAAAGACCCTTCCAGCAGTTCTTAACGACCTCCTCAGATATTTCAGAAGGGAGGAGATAGTAGTGGTAAACGATGGATCCCGGGACAGGACAAGGGAGATCGCCGAGTCGTACGGGGTTCATGTCCTGAACCACTTAGTGAACAGGGGACTTGGAGGTGCCCTGGGGACGGGGCTGGCTTTTGCGGTTAGGAAGGGAGCCGAGCTCATTTTAACCTTTGACGCCGACGGTCAGCACCTCGTGAGCGACGCGCTCAGGGTAATGAGGCCTGTTGCAGAGGGAAAGGCAGATTTTGCGGTGGGTTCGAGGCTCAAGGGAGACACGAGCGAAATGCCCCTCGTCAAAAAGTTTGGAAATTTCGTTCTCGATGTGATAACGGCAATTTTTGCCAGGAAGTACGTGAGCGATAGCCAGAGCGGGCTGAGGTGCTTCAACCGAGAATGCGCATCCAAGATCCGGATAACCTGCGACCGTTACGCAGTTTCGAGCGAGATTATAATAGAGGCCTCAAAACACGGATGCAGGATAGTTGAGGTTCCAATTAAGGCGGTTTACACCGAATACTCAATGAAAAAGGGAACCAATGTCATGGAGGGTGTGAAGATCGCGTTGAACCTGCTGTTTGACAAGCTGAGGTGA
- a CDS encoding DUF2304 domain-containing protein, translating into MYVVQIVALVAILYLLVRIINEYRRGRVDWQGFLSWLLIFGIFAVIAVFPVELSKEIKDILGLGRGLDALFVVSIGLIFLLMFQLYIEIDKTKREITELTRKVAIELEEINERLKELEER; encoded by the coding sequence ATGTACGTTGTTCAGATCGTAGCCCTCGTGGCGATACTTTACCTCCTGGTAAGGATTATCAACGAGTACCGGCGGGGGAGGGTAGACTGGCAGGGTTTTCTTTCATGGCTCCTGATCTTTGGGATTTTTGCCGTGATTGCAGTGTTTCCAGTTGAGCTGTCAAAAGAAATCAAGGACATCCTCGGTCTCGGCAGGGGCCTTGATGCCCTCTTCGTCGTGTCAATAGGCTTGATATTCCTGCTGATGTTCCAGCTCTACATTGAGATCGACAAAACAAAGAGAGAGATAACAGAACTCACGAGAAAGGTTGCTATAGAGCTGGAGGAGATAAACGAGAGGTTAAAAGAACTGGAAGAGCGCTAA
- a CDS encoding tetratricopeptide repeat protein encodes MEELLKALEEKNTKKLASLLYYKLDELSDDQLEEILKRAEKLALEKKDYELYKLVVYYYHEFLEIDKISEFEELAEKDGSFEAKFHLADLYFLLGELEKSLALYQALIEEELTKGNLEHVAEIYHNMAMIEEELQDYEKAYELLEKAEKYYRELGDEEKLLHVLIYKAYVKFEMGETPEAKGMLAEVLPRILELGDRRLLTEVHLSFEEMFEDDENYDAALQECFYSMLWARDTEYYDVAFDALIDVLWQLFLEDDFKRIYNNADMFIRAFPDLKEFFEGVKYLALFKDGKAEGEKLKKVLEKVKDKRLLDLLEFLGEAEL; translated from the coding sequence ATGGAAGAACTTCTGAAGGCTTTGGAAGAGAAAAACACGAAAAAACTCGCAAGCCTGCTCTATTACAAACTCGATGAGCTAAGCGACGACCAACTTGAAGAGATCCTCAAAAGGGCCGAAAAGCTCGCGCTGGAGAAGAAGGACTACGAACTTTACAAGCTGGTCGTCTATTATTACCACGAGTTCCTTGAGATAGACAAGATAAGCGAGTTCGAGGAGCTGGCGGAGAAAGATGGAAGCTTTGAGGCAAAGTTCCATCTGGCGGACCTCTACTTCCTCCTCGGAGAGTTAGAAAAAAGCCTCGCCCTTTACCAGGCACTCATTGAAGAAGAGCTCACAAAGGGCAACTTAGAGCACGTGGCCGAGATCTATCACAACATGGCGATGATCGAGGAGGAGCTCCAGGACTACGAAAAGGCCTATGAACTGCTTGAGAAAGCTGAGAAGTACTACCGCGAGCTTGGGGATGAGGAAAAACTGCTTCACGTCCTCATTTACAAGGCTTATGTGAAGTTCGAGATGGGAGAAACCCCCGAGGCAAAGGGGATGCTGGCAGAAGTGCTCCCGCGCATCTTGGAGCTGGGGGACAGAAGGCTCCTCACCGAAGTCCACCTGAGCTTTGAGGAAATGTTCGAGGACGACGAAAACTACGACGCTGCCCTCCAGGAGTGCTTCTACTCAATGCTCTGGGCCAGGGATACTGAGTACTACGACGTTGCTTTCGACGCCCTCATCGATGTCCTGTGGCAGCTGTTCCTCGAGGACGACTTTAAGAGGATATACAACAACGCCGACATGTTCATAAGGGCATTCCCAGATCTGAAGGAGTTCTTTGAGGGCGTCAAGTACCTTGCCCTCTTCAAGGACGGAAAAGCCGAAGGGGAAAAGCTCAAGAAGGTGCTCGAAAAGGTCAAGGACAAAAGGCTACTCGATCTCTTGGAGTTCCTCGGAGAGGCCGAGCTCTGA
- a CDS encoding KH domain-containing protein, with amino-acid sequence MTDTLERLKKMLNVEILEVEYQGDTIVVYVPEDQVRMAVGTGGAAVKAAELVLGRKIEVRAR; translated from the coding sequence ATGACAGACACCCTTGAAAGACTCAAGAAGATGCTCAACGTTGAGATTCTTGAAGTTGAGTACCAAGGGGACACCATCGTGGTCTACGTTCCTGAGGATCAAGTCAGAATGGCAGTCGGAACCGGGGGTGCAGCGGTCAAAGCCGCGGAGCTGGTGCTCGGCCGGAAGATTGAGGTGAGAGCTAGATGA
- a CDS encoding M48 family metallopeptidase, translating to MIPVPLALMILLIYIASGYVGLGVAGVLFACITVIGKLSLQGKCQKCYMISQAAPRDLVDKFYSVLKRANLKDVEIYVLEEYIPNAYSYGRKIVLSLGLFEILDDDEITAVVAHELGHIRNKDTFIFPLVAYLRVFMFLMPPLLLILTWKFWAAVVGFVLYLWFEFERSRFLREREFKADDFALRLLDRPLSLKAALEELKYYEDLRVEVKNQTLPGIDPTIERPSQKEHNYWRPSFLMFPTHPTYEERIIRITAYTDISPLPKEVRGWE from the coding sequence ATGATACCCGTCCCCTTGGCATTGATGATTCTTCTCATCTATATCGCTTCTGGCTATGTAGGTTTAGGGGTGGCAGGTGTTCTCTTCGCATGTATAACGGTTATCGGAAAGCTATCCCTCCAGGGGAAGTGTCAGAAATGCTACATGATATCCCAAGCTGCTCCAAGAGATCTCGTTGATAAGTTTTACTCGGTTCTCAAACGGGCGAACCTTAAGGACGTAGAGATCTACGTCTTGGAAGAATACATCCCTAACGCTTACTCTTACGGTAGAAAGATCGTTTTATCGCTGGGCCTTTTTGAGATATTGGATGATGATGAGATAACCGCAGTTGTTGCTCACGAACTCGGTCACATCCGGAACAAGGACACGTTTATCTTCCCTCTAGTGGCCTACCTTAGGGTGTTTATGTTTTTAATGCCTCCCCTCCTTCTGATCCTAACCTGGAAGTTTTGGGCTGCTGTAGTGGGATTCGTTTTATACCTGTGGTTCGAGTTTGAGAGGTCAAGATTTCTTCGAGAGAGGGAGTTCAAGGCTGACGACTTCGCGCTTAGACTCCTCGATAGGCCCCTGTCTCTAAAAGCTGCCCTTGAAGAGCTGAAGTACTATGAAGATCTCAGGGTTGAAGTTAAGAACCAAACCCTGCCCGGAATAGACCCTACAATAGAGAGGCCATCCCAGAAGGAACACAACTACTGGAGGCCAAGCTTTTTGATGTTCCCCACTCATCCCACTTACGAGGAAAGAATTATTCGGATAACGGCTTATACCGATATCTCTCCTCTCCCTAAGGAGGTGCGAGGGTGGGAGTAG
- a CDS encoding pyridoxal phosphate-dependent aminotransferase — protein MVRPAERAMGIEYAIRDVVLPARELEKKGINVIRLNIGDPGKFDFQPPKHMRDAYCRAIQEGHNYYGPSEGLPELREAIVEREKRKNGVDITPDDVRVTAAVTEALQLIFGGLLNPGENILVPSPSYPPYTGLVKFYAAEPREYLTVEENGWQPDIDDMRKKIDEKTKAIAVINPNNPTGALYEKKTIKEILDLAGEYDLPVISDEIYDLMTYEGKHVSPGSLTKDVPVIVMNGLSKVYFATGWRLGYFYYVDPEGKLDELREAIDKLMRIRLCPSTPAQFAAIAGLTGPMDYLEEYMAKLKERRDYVYKRLTEIPGVSTVKPQGAFYIFPRIEERSKWKNDKEFVLDVLHGAHVLFVHGSGFGKAGEWHFRIVFLPPVEILEEAMNRFEEFMRKKLS, from the coding sequence ATGGTTCGTCCAGCCGAGAGGGCCATGGGTATTGAGTACGCTATCAGGGACGTTGTCCTCCCCGCAAGGGAGCTCGAAAAGAAGGGAATAAATGTCATCAGGCTCAACATAGGTGACCCCGGAAAATTCGACTTCCAGCCGCCGAAGCACATGAGGGACGCATACTGCAGGGCCATTCAGGAGGGCCACAACTACTACGGCCCGAGCGAGGGCCTGCCCGAGCTGAGGGAAGCGATAGTGGAGCGCGAAAAGAGGAAGAACGGCGTTGATATAACCCCCGACGACGTCCGCGTTACAGCAGCTGTTACCGAGGCCCTCCAGCTAATATTCGGCGGGCTTCTGAACCCAGGAGAAAACATACTCGTCCCAAGCCCGAGCTATCCACCGTACACCGGCCTCGTCAAGTTCTACGCTGCCGAGCCGAGGGAGTACCTCACCGTTGAGGAGAACGGCTGGCAGCCTGACATAGACGACATGAGGAAGAAGATTGACGAGAAGACGAAGGCCATAGCCGTCATAAACCCCAACAACCCGACCGGAGCGCTCTACGAGAAGAAGACCATAAAGGAGATACTCGACCTCGCGGGCGAGTACGACCTGCCCGTCATAAGCGACGAGATATACGACCTCATGACATACGAAGGAAAGCACGTCTCTCCGGGCTCACTCACCAAGGACGTTCCGGTAATAGTGATGAACGGCCTCTCAAAGGTCTACTTTGCCACAGGCTGGCGCCTCGGCTACTTCTACTACGTTGATCCAGAGGGCAAGCTCGACGAGCTCAGGGAGGCGATAGACAAGCTCATGCGCATAAGGCTCTGTCCAAGCACTCCAGCCCAGTTCGCGGCAATAGCCGGCCTGACTGGTCCGATGGACTACCTTGAGGAGTACATGGCGAAGCTCAAGGAGAGAAGGGACTACGTCTACAAGCGCCTCACCGAGATTCCGGGAGTCAGCACCGTCAAGCCGCAGGGAGCGTTCTACATCTTCCCGAGGATCGAGGAACGCTCAAAGTGGAAGAACGACAAGGAGTTCGTGCTCGACGTCCTCCACGGGGCCCACGTGCTCTTCGTCCACGGCTCGGGCTTCGGAAAGGCCGGCGAGTGGCACTTCAGGATAGTCTTCCTCCCGCCGGTCGAGATACTCGAGGAAGCCATGAACCGCTTCGAGGAGTTTATGAGAAAGAAGCTGAGCTAA
- a CDS encoding site-2 protease family protein, whose amino-acid sequence MNPREVEDLLVSFLTLLLLFSNFEIRSMPLVAPAVVTAFVFHELAHRWAAERYGYRAFYRRWDTGIVIALLLGLITKILTGNAWIFAALGAVHISAPYMLADREAFGKIALAGPLANIVVGVAALGSSHFVSGVVGDILSLVAGVNLWLAFFNLWPIPPLDGYKVLRWSPAYWAISVGVAYSLNLIV is encoded by the coding sequence ATGAATCCCAGGGAGGTTGAGGATCTTCTCGTATCTTTTTTGACCCTCTTGCTCCTATTTTCGAACTTTGAAATAAGGTCAATGCCCCTGGTCGCCCCTGCAGTCGTGACGGCCTTTGTCTTTCATGAGCTCGCCCATCGCTGGGCCGCCGAGAGATACGGTTACCGGGCGTTCTACCGAAGATGGGATACGGGTATAGTCATAGCGTTGCTCCTGGGTTTGATTACCAAGATACTAACCGGAAACGCCTGGATATTTGCGGCTCTTGGGGCAGTTCACATTTCCGCGCCCTACATGCTCGCCGATAGGGAAGCCTTCGGAAAGATAGCCCTTGCCGGCCCTCTTGCCAACATAGTGGTTGGTGTCGCTGCCCTCGGGAGCTCTCATTTTGTCTCTGGAGTAGTAGGGGACATCCTCTCGCTGGTAGCGGGAGTGAATCTGTGGCTGGCGTTCTTCAACCTGTGGCCTATTCCTCCCCTGGACGGTTACAAAGTCCTTCGCTGGAGTCCTGCATACTGGGCGATAAGCGTAGGTGTTGCCTACTCCCTGAACCTGATTGTGTAA
- a CDS encoding TraB domain-containing protein produces the protein MSYLRYVRVIGTMHVSPRSREEVMREIEKIRPNVVALELDPLRFQGILSGKKAELRESLALGRAGLVSYLLTKFEEKLGEEFGMSPGGEMLAAIESARTLGVPVALIDEDIRLIMSKILQAPAREKLFLALEGSIFFIPGLGGEVATDSDVLASYEDMMHEFRLRYPYLYHVLVEERNRIMAANIRRIVDDMLLKGVRKPKVVAVVGMGHKKGIERILNSWKPGRGFIYPPRTGQPL, from the coding sequence ATGAGCTACCTGCGCTACGTCAGAGTCATTGGGACGATGCACGTCTCGCCGAGGAGCAGAGAGGAGGTCATGAGAGAGATAGAGAAGATCAGACCAAATGTCGTGGCCCTCGAACTGGACCCGCTGAGGTTTCAGGGGATACTCAGCGGGAAGAAGGCCGAGCTGAGGGAAAGTCTTGCACTTGGGAGGGCCGGGCTGGTCAGCTACCTGCTCACGAAGTTCGAAGAGAAACTGGGAGAGGAGTTTGGAATGTCGCCCGGAGGGGAGATGCTCGCGGCCATTGAGAGTGCTCGAACCCTCGGCGTCCCGGTTGCCCTTATAGATGAAGATATACGGCTGATAATGAGCAAAATCCTTCAGGCTCCTGCAAGGGAAAAGCTCTTTCTTGCCCTTGAGGGGTCCATCTTTTTCATTCCGGGACTTGGAGGCGAAGTAGCGACGGATTCCGATGTCCTGGCCTCCTACGAAGACATGATGCACGAATTCAGGCTCAGGTACCCCTACCTCTACCACGTTCTGGTGGAGGAGAGGAACAGAATAATGGCCGCTAACATCAGAAGGATCGTAGATGACATGCTACTGAAAGGTGTTAGAAAACCCAAAGTCGTTGCCGTTGTGGGCATGGGCCACAAAAAGGGCATAGAGAGAATTCTCAACTCGTGGAAACCGGGAAGGGGGTTTATTTATCCACCAAGAACTGGGCAACCTTTATAA
- a CDS encoding deoxycytidylate deaminase codes for MGVEIFLDEMKARRIRKIRPTKDEYFMLIAKLVSLRATCPRLRVGAVAVKDGYILATGYNGAPRGMDHCIDVGCLIVDGHCHRAVHAEQNVIAMAARKGISLEGATLYVTHFPCDTCFKLLVNAGIKEIVYEEMYPNEATEILLKEAQEKGIIKIRQFKLPKERVKLFLEELFGDDF; via the coding sequence GTGGGAGTAGAAATTTTTCTTGACGAGATGAAGGCGAGGAGAATACGAAAAATCAGGCCGACGAAGGACGAGTACTTCATGCTGATAGCAAAGCTCGTATCCCTCAGAGCCACCTGTCCGCGCCTCAGGGTCGGCGCGGTCGCTGTAAAAGACGGCTACATTCTGGCGACCGGCTACAACGGCGCGCCGAGGGGGATGGATCACTGTATTGACGTGGGCTGTCTCATCGTTGACGGGCACTGCCATCGGGCCGTCCACGCGGAGCAGAACGTCATAGCAATGGCGGCGAGGAAGGGAATCAGCCTCGAAGGGGCAACGCTCTACGTGACCCATTTTCCATGTGACACCTGCTTCAAGCTCCTCGTCAACGCAGGGATCAAGGAGATAGTCTACGAGGAGATGTATCCAAACGAAGCTACCGAGATACTCCTTAAAGAGGCCCAGGAAAAAGGAATAATAAAGATCAGACAGTTCAAGCTGCCGAAGGAGAGGGTAAAGCTCTTCCTTGAAGAGCTGTTTGGTGACGACTTTTAG
- a CDS encoding ribonuclease Z has product MLEVIFLGTGGIMPTRERNVPAIAIRYKGEILLFDVGEGTIRQMNTAKISPMKVEKIFITHFHGDHYLGLAALIQTMNLWNREKPLHIYGPKYTFEFVQNFLNSGFFRPGFEVHVHELGETRLKFGDYEVWSFKVEHGIPALGYVFKERDRRGKFVSEKLAQYGLKPGPILGKLEKEGKIEVNGKVIRLEDVTGPKRRGVKIAYTGDTEPAERVKLFSERADLLIHDATYLSAEDRGEGYHSTVGEACEIAKKARVKLLALFHRAFRYTYDEYLREAEAICREFGVNFVVPRDFDVLEYKAGNWQFKNLLEGAE; this is encoded by the coding sequence ATGCTTGAAGTGATTTTTCTTGGCACAGGCGGGATAATGCCCACGCGTGAGAGAAACGTCCCGGCCATAGCGATTCGGTATAAAGGTGAGATCTTGCTCTTCGATGTCGGGGAGGGGACTATACGGCAAATGAACACCGCAAAGATAAGCCCGATGAAGGTCGAAAAGATCTTCATCACCCACTTTCATGGCGATCACTACCTAGGCTTGGCGGCATTGATTCAGACTATGAACCTCTGGAACCGGGAGAAGCCGCTCCACATCTACGGCCCCAAATACACCTTCGAGTTCGTTCAGAACTTCCTCAACAGCGGTTTCTTCAGGCCAGGATTTGAGGTACACGTCCACGAGCTGGGGGAGACGAGGTTGAAGTTTGGGGATTACGAGGTATGGAGCTTCAAAGTCGAGCATGGGATCCCCGCTCTGGGCTACGTCTTCAAGGAGCGGGACAGGCGCGGGAAGTTTGTTTCCGAGAAACTAGCTCAATACGGCCTCAAGCCGGGGCCGATACTTGGAAAGCTTGAGAAAGAGGGTAAGATCGAGGTTAACGGGAAGGTAATCCGCCTTGAAGACGTTACCGGACCGAAGAGGAGGGGAGTTAAGATAGCCTACACCGGAGACACTGAGCCCGCGGAGAGGGTGAAGCTCTTCTCCGAGAGGGCGGATTTGCTCATTCATGACGCCACTTACCTAAGCGCCGAAGACCGGGGCGAGGGCTACCACTCAACGGTTGGTGAGGCCTGTGAGATAGCCAAGAAAGCAAGGGTAAAACTTCTGGCACTGTTCCACAGGGCCTTCCGCTACACCTATGACGAATATCTGAGGGAAGCGGAGGCGATATGCAGGGAATTCGGGGTAAATTTTGTCGTTCCACGGGACTTTGACGTTTTAGAGTACAAAGCCGGTAACTGGCAGTTTAAAAATCTCCTGGAGGGAGCAGAATGA
- a CDS encoding Lrp/AsnC family transcriptional regulator, whose protein sequence is MVRFDEKDREILKILRKNGRITLTELGRELGLSPASVKNRIDKLRELGAIQGFSAVVDPSFLDRYVRVFMLLKLKAEDPEVDRILSKFAVLDNVQTIYRTTGRTQALIIAEFEDMDEMKRFAGRLKHSLGSLLEYIEWGTIYDSIKECWTDTKKRGGSHGHKGGHI, encoded by the coding sequence ATGGTTCGCTTCGACGAGAAAGACAGAGAGATCCTCAAAATCCTGAGAAAAAACGGCAGAATTACTCTCACAGAGCTAGGCAGGGAGCTGGGACTATCACCAGCAAGCGTTAAGAACCGGATTGACAAGCTGCGGGAGCTGGGGGCAATCCAGGGATTTTCAGCTGTCGTCGATCCTTCTTTTCTTGATCGATATGTCAGAGTGTTCATGCTCCTAAAGCTTAAGGCCGAAGACCCAGAGGTCGACAGGATACTCTCCAAGTTCGCGGTGCTGGACAACGTTCAGACCATCTACAGAACCACAGGTAGAACTCAGGCCCTAATAATAGCAGAGTTTGAGGACATGGACGAGATGAAGAGGTTTGCCGGACGGTTGAAGCACTCTCTGGGCTCACTGCTTGAGTATATAGAATGGGGAACGATCTACGACTCCATCAAAGAATGCTGGACCGATACCAAAAAGAGGGGAGGCAGTCATGGACATAAGGGCGGTCATATTTGA
- a CDS encoding metal ABC transporter ATP-binding protein, with protein METSVEAKDLTIYYGKQVALRDITFQLGLSETLLLLGPNGAGKTTLLRTIAGFHTDYRGELRVLGKRPEEARDLVSYVPQSHSLNEKVPLTALDVVAMGAMYRRGLVHRIVPPEIKERALKMLRFVGLDGIADKLFRNLSGGQKQRVLLARALISDPKLLLLDEPLSALDPSARAEVTSVLGKIKEKRKIAMIITTHDVNPLLEIGDKVMLINKRMITFGRPDEALRDEIIKSVYGPMARAIKVEDRLYCITGDFHIHRWGREVR; from the coding sequence ATGGAGACCTCAGTGGAGGCAAAGGATCTGACGATATACTACGGAAAGCAGGTGGCCCTCAGGGACATTACTTTCCAGCTTGGGCTATCGGAAACGCTACTCCTCCTCGGACCAAACGGAGCAGGTAAAACGACACTCCTGAGGACCATAGCAGGCTTTCACACCGACTACCGCGGTGAGCTTCGGGTGCTTGGGAAGAGGCCAGAGGAAGCCAGGGATCTGGTGTCCTATGTCCCCCAGAGCCACTCTCTCAATGAAAAAGTCCCACTCACAGCCCTTGATGTGGTTGCAATGGGGGCCATGTATAGAAGAGGATTGGTACACCGGATAGTTCCTCCGGAGATTAAGGAACGGGCCCTCAAAATGCTCCGCTTCGTTGGCCTGGATGGGATTGCGGATAAGCTTTTCAGAAACCTGAGCGGAGGCCAGAAGCAGAGGGTTCTCCTTGCCAGGGCACTCATCAGCGACCCCAAACTGCTTCTCCTCGACGAGCCTCTTTCGGCCCTTGATCCATCTGCGAGGGCTGAAGTAACGTCCGTTCTCGGAAAGATAAAGGAAAAAAGGAAGATAGCAATGATAATAACAACCCACGACGTAAACCCCCTCCTGGAGATAGGCGACAAGGTCATGCTCATCAATAAAAGGATGATTACCTTTGGCAGACCCGACGAGGCCCTGCGGGACGAGATAATAAAGAGTGTCTATGGCCCCATGGCAAGGGCAATAAAGGTCGAAGACCGGCTCTACTGCATAACCGGGGACTTCCACATTCACCGGTGGGGGAGGGAGGTAAGGTGA
- a CDS encoding BlaI/MecI/CopY family transcriptional regulator, producing the protein MEPHEFKLTEEGIKAVLPPLEAEIMEYMWRVRVATAGEVYDYMKTKHPEIRRSTVSILMNRLCERGLLSRSVDHGRGGMRYVYSITTTREEFEEKVVQRILDALMSNFREATYAYLSRIKKE; encoded by the coding sequence ATGGAACCCCACGAGTTCAAGCTCACCGAAGAAGGTATCAAAGCCGTGCTTCCCCCTCTTGAAGCTGAGATAATGGAGTATATGTGGAGGGTCAGGGTGGCCACTGCCGGTGAAGTCTACGATTACATGAAGACTAAACACCCTGAAATTAGGCGATCCACGGTTAGCATACTGATGAACCGCCTCTGTGAGAGGGGTCTTCTCTCAAGAAGTGTGGATCACGGAAGGGGAGGCATGAGGTACGTTTATTCCATAACGACCACGCGGGAAGAGTTCGAGGAGAAGGTCGTCCAGCGCATCTTGGACGCACTCATGAGCAACTTCAGAGAGGCAACCTACGCATATCTATCAAGAATCAAAAAGGAGTGA